TTCGTTCTCTAAGAAAGTGGACATTAGATTTGAGCAGAATTGAGAAAGAAATAAGGCATTCAATTTATCAAAAGAGACTAGTAAACCTAGTTGATTCTTGGAAACCAAGTTCACGCCTTACCAACAAAATGGCTTTGATGTGAGGGCGATCAAATTGGAATTCAGTTTCTCCAGATTTCATGAGTGCCAACATGGTATAGACAAAATCATCTGCTTGCCTAACTTTGTTTGCAGATTGCTCGTGCTCATCGATAATCTTCTCAAAGAATTCATCAAATACTTTGCCAACAGCCTTCATTCTCCTGGTCAAGCCTTGAAGGTCAAGGACTCCAAGATAAGGATAATAATCTCCAAGATTAGGTGTTGCAGCTAATTGCATCGCTTCTTTCATGACAGCTTTGAAGCCCCTCTCATCGAATTCCTTGTCAGCATACTTTTTCCCAAACACCATCAGGCAACTCATGTTCGCGTTTAGTGCAGCAACTTCAGCACTAATATCAACGACATCATGATTAAGAGCCACCCCTTTAAGTGATTCCAAAAACAATCCAAGCTCTTCCCTCCTCATAGACTGAAATGAACTGATCTTGGGGCTATTAAGCAAATTTAAGGTGCATAATTTACGCATGTTGCGCCAATATGGACCATACTGCCCAAAGGACAGATTTCTTTGCCCAAAACCGATATATTTAGCAGCCTCATGAGGTGGCCTAGTAGCAAAAACAAGATCATGTGTCTTGAGGAATTGCTCAGCTGCATGGGGGGATGAAACAATGATGTTTGACACAAATCCGAATCGTAAGTGCATGATAGGACCATGTTGCTTAGAGAGCTTATGCAAATCCTGGTGAGGATTTATTCCCAACAGATGGAGATGTCCTAGAATAGGAAGCCCTCTTGGACTAGGAGGCAATTTCTGCTTGCTCTTTCTCAACAATGAATTGAGGAGAAGAACAATTGTAAGTATTATGAAAGCTGTCCAAATCAAAGCTGGAGACATTATGATTTGGATGGTCATTCTTGCTTTCTCAATTGATCTGAGTGTTCAAGGTACGTTTCAGCTTGAATATATACAAATGCTTGGAGGGATTGATAACAAGTACAAAAAATTTTATGCTAAGCTTAGTGGAAATCGATTGGTGAATGATGCCGAAATGGGGATATGGACAGATTGGAGGCTGGGAACGTTACAATTAGTAGCATTACAATGTCTTGCTAACAATGCTCTGTATCTCAATCACAAATCTCACAAGCTTTCTTTCTTGGATCATTATTCCCAATTCATTTCCGGTTAATTATTTTTGGTAGTGTAACAAtttttttgatgttttggagTGTTTATGTTAACATGAATATAACTGTTTGGAAGACAACTAGGACCTAATAACATCACGTACAAATTAAGATGCGGAAATTGATTATACAGAAGAATCAAGTTAGTCGGGTTCAAAACCAAAGAAACTTTATTAAGACTAGTGGTTATGGCACACCCAATGTGTGTCCTACTAATAAAAAGATATTAAAAATGATTggtattatttttttattggaaaTACTAGTACTCGCTTCGTTTGGATAGAgcattattccaaataattactgtagcactttttgcgatatgatgtatgtgagataaaaaggtgattggaaatataaaaaggtaaattgagaaatgtgtttataatgcaagcgaaaattttttttgaaaaaatttgctatccaaacataGCACTAGTTCACTGTTGTATCAATTTTGGCGGCACGAAAAGGACGAGAATGAGCCCCAGTTGCAAATCCAGGCAACTTCTTCTGCTAGAACCAAATGGTGTTAAGGTTTTAAATCTTGTCCACGAAGGTCTATATGGCTCTCCCTGCATCATTCAGGGATGGAGTTCGGTCTATATTGCTCTCGGGATCTTGCCAGACATTTGGATCATGGCCGATTTTTCTTCCAATTCTCTCTAAAGTTTCCGTAGTAATGTCACTGGCTATAAAAGTTGCCAGAAAACGGACTGGCAAACAGAAAAAGTTGTGAATCATGTCCAGACTATTTAGGAAAGCTGCTTCTTTAGAAAGAGATGGAAATAAGTATACAAAAATGATGAACTgacaatttttgttttaagaatGGATAGACAGCAAGTAGCAATATGTCAAACAAGATGCTAGAGTGCAGACAAATCATCAATGGAAGTACGACTTCAGTATATGGTAATACATCTCTGTCAACGTTTCCAGAAGCAAAAAGTAAACTTGATAATCCTGATTCATTTAGCTAATCGGTAGGTAGGAATAACCCTTAGATGCGTAGCTCTGGAAGTTACAAAACCAAAAACCTCAGACATATCCAAGTCACTTGGCTTAATGTTATCTGCAAGTTCCCAATTGAAACAATGCACCAATTGTGCCAGCAGAAAACGAACAACAGTGAGCCCCAACTGCATACCTGGGCAACTTCTTCTGCCTGAACCAAATGGTATTAGTCGGAAATCTTGTCCTCGAAGGTCGATGTTACTATCCCTGAATCTTTCAGGGACGAAGATCTCAGGATCAGGCCAGACACTTGGATCGCGGCCGATTGCATACACGTTTATGATGATTCGCGTATTTTTCTGAATGTGGAAGTCATCAATCTTGCAATCTTCCATTGACTCGTGGGGAAGCATTAGTGGTCCTACAGGATGAAGCCTCATGGATTCTTTTACAACCATGTCCAAATACTCTAGGCCTTCAAGATCTGATTCCTCCACAATCCTCTTCAATCCGACTTTTTCTTCCAATTCTTTCTGGAGTTTCTGCATAGCCTCAGGATGCCTAAGGAGTTCTGACATGGCCCATTCAACTGCTGTCGCAGAACTGTCCATTGAGGCGAGAAGCATATCCTGTATTGTCGAGTTAGATACATGAAAGAGTAAgaattatgcaaaatttggCTTCATTTATCACAAGCACTGATTTATTTGATATAGCATTTGGAACAATCCCTTTCTCAACTGTActggaagaaaaagaaagagaatgaATAGAATTGGATCTTAGTAAATGCCCTCAATTTGCTTTGCATTGCATTAGAAAAACACTACAATAGTCATTTCTTCAGACTTACCAACAAAATAGCAAATAAGAATATAAAGCTACCAAACTTACCAACAAGATAGCTTTGACATGACGGCGATCAAAATCGAATTCAGATGTTCCGGATTGAATAATTCCCATCATGATGTCTACGAAGTCCTTGGTTTGCTTGTGCTCCTTGGATTCAAGATGCTCATCAATGATTTTATCAAAAAAGTTATCAAACACCTTAGCCAGAGCCTTGAATCGACGAGTAAGTCCCTGAAGATCAAGCACACCAAGCAGGGGAAAATAATCACCGAGGTTAGGCAGCGCTGCAACACGCAATGATTCTTGAATGACCTCTCTAAACCCCCGATCATCAAAATCCTTGTCCATATACTTCTTTCCAAATATCATCAAGCAACTCATATTTGCACCTAAGGATGAAATCGCTGCACTAAGATCCACAGAAGCACCGTCTGAAGCAGCCAGTTTTAGTGATTTGACCAATTTTCCCACCTCTTCTCCTCTCATTGGCAGAAATGAATTGATCTTGTGGCTACTGAGCAGCTGTAAAACGCAAAGCTTACGCATGTTTCGCCAATAAGGACCATATTGGCCGAAAGTCAAGTTTCTCTGCTCATACGCGATGTACCAAGATGCTTCATGATAAGGTCTACTGGCAAAAACTTGATCGTTAGTCTTGAGAAACTTTTCAGCTGCTTCAGGAGATGAGACAATGATCGCTGGGACATAACCAAAACGCATGTACATTATAGGGCCATGTTTTCTGGCCAATTTCTCCAAATCTTGGTGAGGATTCTTGCCTAACAGATGCAGATTTCCTATAACCGGAAGCCCTTTTGGACCTGGAGGCaatccttttctcttcttcgtCAAAAACAAATCTTGAAGGAAGTAGCAAACTGCAGCCAATGCTAGAGTTGACCATAGCCAATGAACACTCATCATCTTTTTCAGCTAGATAAATAATTTTACTACCTTTTTCTGATCTAAAGTATAGGCCTCAGATCAGTGATTATGTAAATAGTACTACACAGTAAGGCAATACTTCATCAACCCAAGCAATCATGAAGTAGAAGTCAAAATCGTTGAATGTGAATTAAAATAGCCGTATAACGAGTACTCTCCCTAATTAAAGTAAAGGATATCAATCGCCCTACAGGATACAGCTGAATTTTCTTGGCTTTTGCGGATTTTTTTATATGCTGTGATGTCAGAAGGGCCACATGCTTGGACAATACTAAATGGTCAAGAAGGTATCCCACCTACCCAGGTGTGCTTTGCCATTTTTCAGataaatttacccttttagacTATTTATAAAAAGATTTTGCTGACCAATGAAGTAATATGATCTAAAGAAAATGACATAGAACATTTTTGTCGACATCCAGCCAacgaaaaatgaaacaaaaagggGATAAATTTTGGATATTGGTAATCATTTTAGTATCATTTATAATCATATTCTGCTAAAGACACAACCATATGGCTAATCAAGCCCCTGTTGAAAGTGCTGAACAGTGAATACACATCATCCCAGAAGCCAATAATTGATTCCACATAAGTTGTAGGATCGATTATAAATCTGAATATAATTAAGTGATTAGTAGGGGAGCAACTGAGACAGGTAGCTACCCAGTTCATGGAGGAAAATCCACAAGTGTTCGCATTGAAGTATAGATCATAGGTAGGCTTGCTCACTATATCGCCGAAATGGAAACAAACATCAAGAATATGAAGTATCAATTGCCGGGTTCCAACTCAGGTTAGAATTTGGGGCGGCAGCAAATTTGGTAGAAgttcaagaaagaaaaggaaaaaaatggtttttaaaaaaaaaaagaatgggtGGTTTAAGTGGGGAATCAGAGGTGGGACTTCGGAAAAAATATGTAGAAGTTATGGTGGTCACCGGGGCAATGAAGAGGCAGGAGTTGGCGGTGATCGAGGACACGGTGGTCATGGTGATGCACAAACCACTCTGTCTTCAATTCTATCCATTTTCACTGCACATGAAACTATGAGCATGTTATTATATGGTTATTTCAAAACGATAAAGAAGTCATGCAATAATACAAAGATAAAACATCTTCTCGTAAGATTGATTATATCTTTCAAGATCAGTTAAAATTATAATATTTACTTAGCTCCATGATCTTTTGCATATTGATGGCTAGAGGGCACTGCGCCCATCTGGTTGGTCAAAGAGCGAACCTGGCCAACTGGTCTGGGTAGTGTGGGGAACAAGAGGAGGGGAGAAGGGtataaaacaataataaaatattgTTTTGCATTTTATCCCCCAGTGGTATTATACAAAGCGGTTCTCCATTATATTTAGCAGTAATTAAGTAAGAGTAATACTAGTATTTCAATTAACGAAGTTACGATGGTTGTTTTCTATCGAACTTTCTCACATAAAATTATTGAGATTATGCCGATATTCTAAAACATTAGGGGGTCATGTATTAGACGAAACCATAAAGGAGTACATAATAATTTACTAGCAATTAAGTTCTCACGTTCTTTTCTACATTTGTCTTACAGTTTTGGTCTCAAGATCAGATTTTTAATGATTTGCtgattgtttggattgcaatttttgcaaaataataataataataataataataataataagttttGGTGAgaatatttttttcatattttttttttcataataatAAAGTATCTTAGAAACGTGAAACATACATTGAACCTATCTTTCTTAGTAGTAATATGTTTTTAGAAATTttacataatatattaaattttaaaattaaatatattgATGATATCATGATGATGTCATCCGATTCTTGGATGGGTTCGATCGTCCCCGACCCTTGACCTCGACCAAATCGATGGCcggtccgagtttcaaaacGTTGCAATCATGCGTATCCAAATCATCCTCGAAAATACACCTTCAATTATGCTAAGGTTGAAACTCAAGAATTAGCGATCTTGAGTTCTAGTTTTCCTACCCCTTTCCTGCTTTTTAAATCTCACATTTCCCTTGTTAGAAAAACTATTAAAAGAAGAACGTTATGCTAATACATTATAGGTCATTGTCAACATTTTTCAGAATTGAGAACTGAAATTCACAATCTTTATTCAGTAGCATAATCGGTAAGTTGGTACCACTTTAGATGCTTAGCTCTTGAAGTAGTAATTCCAAAAATCTCAGACATATCCAAATCACTTGGTTGAATGTTATCAGCAAGTTCCCAATTGAAACAATGCACCAATTGCGCTAACACAAAACGAACTGGAGTCATCCCCAACTGGATAACTCGTTATAGGTAAAGAGTTGAGGTAGAGCTTTACATGAACTCTGGGTGGCAAATATCATTGGTAGGTTTGCTTGTGCTTCTTGGATTCAAGATGCtgattaattattttctttggaaaattATCGAACACCTTAGACAGAGCTTTCAACCAACGTGCAAATCTCTGAAGATCAGGCACACGAAGCTGGGGAAAGTAATCACAGAGGTTAGCCATTGCTGCAACATGCAATGCTTCTTCAATGACCTCCCTAAACCCCCTGTCATCAAAATCCTTATCCACACCCATTTTTCCAAATATCATCAAGCAATTCATGTTTGCACCTAAGGAGGAAATGGCTGCACTAAGATTGACAGCAGCACCGTGAAAAGCAGCCTGTTTTAATGATTTCACTAAACTCCCAATCTCTCCCATTCTCATTGGGAGAAACAATTTGATCTTGTAGTTACTTAACAACCTTAAAATGCAAAGCTTACGCATGTTTCGCCAAAATGTACCATATTGGCCAAAAGTCGAGTTTCTCAGCCCATGAGCAATGTACCAAGAACCTTCATGACGAGGCCTACAGGCAAAAAAAACTTGATCATAACTCTTGAGGAACTTCTCAGCTGCGTCAGGGGATGAGACAATGATTGCTGGGACATAACCAAATCGCATGCACGTTATAGGACCATGTTTTCTGTCCTATTTTGCCAGATCTTGGTTCGGATTCTTGCCTAACATGTGCAGATGTCCTATAATTGGAAGCCCTTTTGGACCCGGAGGCaatctttttctcttcttcatccACAACAAATCTTGAAGCAAATAGCAAATTGCAGCCTAAGGCTAGAGTTTTGCATAGCCAATGAATGCTCATCATCCTTTTCAGGTAGCTAAATTTGGTTTACTAGTTACTACTTTTTCTGATCTAAACGTAAGCCCAGAGCAGATATTTATGAAGCAATTTTTTATAACTCCTATGCATGTAACAATGCAATACGTTATCGCTCTAAGCATTTGTGTATCACGACATCAATACGGCTAACTTGGTTAGGCATCAAGGACAAGAATCATCGCGAGACCAAGAATTTGTCCCACTAAGTTTAAAATGTCATTAGATGGAAACCACTCTCACAAGTTGAGTTTTGTTCAACTGGTTGATACAATTCTTACAACGTTTGGTATAAATTTATATGATTTtgatataaatttaaatttatcaaGTAACTAATTTTACACCAATACCATATGAGTTTACACAAAATATAGTAAGAATTATACAAACAGGGTTTGAATTGGACAGAATTTAATTTGTGAACCCGAATTGGTCATTAGACAGTCAGTCATACCTATCAAAAACGTTAGAAGATCAAGAATTTCTTTTGATCTTATCCTAGTTAATATGTGGGAACATTGTTGACTAAAAATCAAACAAATGAATACGTACCTTTCCATAATGTCACTCGATATATAATCCaattaataaagaaaaaaatctaCTTAACtacaaaagtaaaaaataaaaacaaatccACTGAACAATGTTTTCACTATAAAAGTAGCAAGGAAAATGAAACAATTGACAAATGCAACATCAAGATATACAAGAATTCGGAAACTTCTGTACTATGTCTAATGCTCAAGGAAGAAGCTGCTTCTTCAGATCGAGATGGAAACAAGTagataaaaaagaaaactaattgGCAAATATTTTTATCATCAACGAATGGAAAGAGCAACAAGCAGTACGTGCAAGAAGACACTAGAGTCAACACAATCTTCAAGGAACAGACCAGTACACTTCCAGAATTGGAATTGGAGTCCACAATCTTCATTCATTTGTTCAATCGGTAAGCAGGCACCACCTTTAAATGTTTAGCCCTTGAAGTTACAATACCAAAAGCCTCAGACATATCCAAATCAGTTGGCTGAATGTTATCTGCAAGTTCCCAATTGAAACAATGCACCAACTGTGCTAGCACAAAACGCACAACGGTGAGCCCCAACTGCAAACCTGGGCAAATTCTTCTGCCTGAGCCAAATGGTATAAGTCGGAAATCTTGTCCTCGAAGGTCGATGTTACTATCCCTGAATCTTTCAGGGACGAAGATCTCAGGATCAGGCCAGACACTTGGGTCGCGGCCGATTGCATACACGTTTATGATGATCCGCGACTTCTTCTGAATGTGGAAGTCATCAACTGTGCAATCTTCCATTGACTCATGGGGGAGCAACAGTGGGGCCACAGGATGAAGCCTCATGGATTCTTTGATAACCATGTCCAAATATTCTAGGCCTTCAACGTCTGATTCCTCTACAATCCTCTCCAATCCGACTTTTTCTTCCAATTCTTTCTGGAGTTTTCTCATTGCCTCAGGATGCCTGAGGAGTTCTGAGATCGCCCATTCAACTGCCGTGACTGAGGTGTCCATTGAGGCAACAAGCAAATCCTGTGTAGTTGAGGCAAGGAATTCGCAGAGTTAGGCATAATGTCAAGATCAAAATAGGCGTCAAATTTGTCTTCATTTGTTGCAAGGATTGCAATTATTTGATTTAGCTATGAAACAATCCCTTGTTCAACATATAAAAAAAGGAGAACCTCAGAAAAGAACGCTGGTATTATTTTGAAGAAAGTAAGAACACAGAATTCAAGATCATGTTTTAAGGTGCAAAGTTTTGTCAACTAACGACAGATTTAGGTGCGTTTgacaagtgaattttttgagtgtttgtctaaaattttactgtaacttactgtagaagttttttaaaaattttttgaaatgtgtaaattttttaatattttgaagtatatagtttaaaaattttgaaaagttttttgagattactgtagttaaagtttttaaaaaacttgtagcagaaaaacttggcaaaaaactcaaATGCCTTGAATTTCTTTAGTCCAGAAGTTATAACTAACcgaaaattttgtagaaaaagCGAATAACAAATTCAACAAGCAATACAAAAATTTGGTACTATCAGCTACGTATGTGAACAGTAAACCAGCAAACCAGAAAAGGTCTAAAACATACCAACAAGATGGCTTTGATATGACGACGGTCGAACTCAAACTCAGCTTCTCCAGATTGCATAATTCCCATCATGATGTCTACAACGTCCTTGGTTTGCTTGTGCTCCTTGGATTCAAGATGTTCATCAATGATTTTATCAAAAAAGTTATCAAACACCTTAGCCAGAGCCTTAAATCGACGAGTAAGTCCCTGAAGATCAAGCACACCAAGCAGGGGAAAGTAGTCACCGAGGTTTGGCATGGCCGCAACATGCAATGATTCTTGAATGACATCTCTAAACCCCCTATCATCAAAATCCTTGTCCATATACTTCTTTCCAAATATCATCAAGCAACTCATATTTGCACCTAAGGATGAAATCGCTGCACTAAGATCCACAGAAGCACCGTCTGAAGCAGCATGTTTTAGTGATTTGACCAATTTTCCCACCTCTTCTCCTCTCATTGGCAGAAATGAATTGATTTTGTGGCTACTGAGCAGCTGCAGAATGCAAAGCTTACGCATGTTTCGCCAATAAGGACCATATTGGCCGAAAGTCAAGTTCCTCTGCTCATACGCGATGTACCAAGATGCTTCATGATAAGGTCTACTGGCAAAAACTTGATCGTAAGTTTTGAGAAACTTTTCTGCTGCTTCAGGGGATGAGACAATGATTGCTGGGACATAACCGAATCGCATGTGCATTAAAGGGCCATGCTTTTTGGCTAGTTTTGCCAAATCTTGGTGAGGATTCTTGCCTAACAGATGCAGATTTCCTATAATAGGAAGCCCTTTTGGACCTGGAGGAAAtctctttctcttcttcatcAAGAACAAGTCTTGAAGAAAAAACCAGATTGCAGCCAAGGCTAGAGCTGTCCATAGCCAATGAATGCTCATCATCTTTCTCAGTTTGCTTAATGGTATTCTAGTGCTTCTTTTTCTGATCTAAGAATGGGCCTCAGAGCAGGTATTTATGTCTAGTAGTAGTATTGGATAGCTATGTGTAAAGCGTAATATTTTGACGGTTGTGAATGAAAAATTGTATTACGTACAGAGTTCACCTACAAGAAGCTGACTGGAAATTTCAACATTTATAAGCAGATAGACACAAATATAGGAATCTCTAGAATCCAGGAGCTGAACTATCTTTTaataaaaagaaattcttgaagtttgaTGCTGTACAATTTGAACCGCTACTTATTATAGTAGAATTCACACCACTTCGATTCAATTCACAAATTTGTTAAGTAGGACTGTTGTCACTCAATTCCAGGACCAGGCCACATATGTGATCTATTGTTGTGCCACGTTCCACTGTGATC
This sequence is a window from Coffea eugenioides isolate CCC68of chromosome 7, Ceug_1.0, whole genome shotgun sequence. Protein-coding genes within it:
- the LOC113778413 gene encoding cytochrome P450 CYP736A12-like; the protein is MMSIHWLWTALALAAIWFFLQDLFLMKKRKRFPPGPKGLPIIGNLHLLGKNPHQDLAKLAKKHGPLMHMRFGYVPAIIVSSPEAAEKFLKTYDQVFASRPYHEASWYIAYEQRNLTFGQYGPYWRNMRKLCILQLLSSHKINSFLPMRGEEVGKLVKSLKHAASDGASVDLSAAISSLGANMSCLMIFGKKYMDKDFDDRGFRDVIQESLHVAAMPNLGDYFPLLGVLDLQGLTRRFKALAKVFDNFFDKIIDEHLESKEHKQTKDVVDIMMGIMQSGEAEFEFDRRHIKAILLDLLVASMDTSVTAVEWAISELLRHPEAMRKLQKELEEKVGLERIVEESDVEGLEYLDMVIKESMRLHPVAPLLLPHESMEDCTVDDFHIQKKSRIIINVYAIGRDPSVWPDPEIFVPERFRDSNIDLRGQDFRLIPFGSGRRICPGLQLGLTVVRFVLAQLVHCFNWELADNIQPTDLDMSEAFGIVTSRAKHLKVVPAYRLNK
- the LOC113778670 gene encoding cytochrome P450 CYP736A12-like — protein: MMSVHWLWSTLALAAVCYFLQDLFLTKKRKGLPPGPKGLPVIGNLHLLGKNPHQDLEKLARKHGPIMYMRFGYVPAIIVSSPEAAEKFLKTNDQVFASRPYHEASWYIAYEQRNLTFGQYGPYWRNMRKLCVLQLLSSHKINSFLPMRGEEVGKLVKSLKLAASDGASVDLSAAISSLGANMSCLMIFGKKYMDKDFDDRGFREVIQESLRVAALPNLGDYFPLLGVLDLQGLTRRFKALAKVFDNFFDKIIDEHLESKEHKQTKDFVDIMMGIIQSGTSEFDFDRRHVKAILLDMLLASMDSSATAVEWAMSELLRHPEAMQKLQKELEEKVGLKRIVEESDLEGLEYLDMVVKESMRLHPVGPLMLPHESMEDCKIDDFHIQKNTRIIINVYAIGRDPSVWPDPEIFVPERFRDSNIDLRGQDFRLIPFGSGRRSCPGMQLGLTVVRFLLAQLVHCFNWELADNIKPSDLDMSEVFGFVTSRATHLRVIPTYRLAK
- the LOC113776729 gene encoding cytochrome P450 CYP736A12-like, with the protein product MRFGYVPAIIVSSPDAAEKFLKSYDQVFFACRPRHEGSWYIAHGLRNSTFGQYGTFWRNMRKLCILRLLSNYKIKLFLPMRMGEIGSLVKSLKQAAFHGAAVNLSAAISSLGANMNCLMIFGKMGVDKDFDDRGFREVIEEALHVAAMANLCDYFPQLRVPDLQRFARWLKALSKVFDNFPKKIINQHLESKKHKQTYQ
- the LOC113776728 gene encoding cytochrome P450 CYP736A12-like; the encoded protein is MSPALIWTAFIILTIVLLLNSLLRKSKQKLPPSPRGLPILGHLHLLGINPHQDLHKLSKQHGPIMHLRFGFVSNIIVSSPHAAEQFLKTHDLVFATRPPHEAAKYIGFGQRNLSFGQYGPYWRNMRKLCTLNLLNSPKISSFQSMRREELGLFLESLKGVALNHDVVDISAEVAALNANMSCLMVFGKKYADKEFDERGFKAVMKEAMQLAATPNLGDYYPYLGVLDLQGLTRRMKAVGKVFDEFFEKIIDEHEQSANKVRQADDFVYTMLALMKSGETEFQFDRPHIKAILLDMLAGSMDTSATTVEWTLAELLKNPRVMKKLQQELNEKVGLDRMVEESDLDNLQYLDMVVKEALRLHPVAPLLIPHAAREDCTVDGFHIPKDSRVIINVWTIGRDPNAWSDPEKFIPERFVGNNIDVRGHDFQLLPFGSGRRGCPGTQLGLTVVRLLVAQLVHCFNWKLPNGMLPSELDMTEEFGLVVTRAKHLVAVPTYRLSKQLSSF